GAAGCCGGGAGCAGAGAAAGAAGCTCAGAAAAGGCCTGCAACTCCAAAGGCGGAGTGATTGACTGTCGACGCTGCCCAAAGGTTGTTGAGGAGCAGGTAAGCCCTATGAACTCAGACTGCTTGGGGTCTGCTTGATATTCGAACCGTGTCAGACAGGCTACTACCGACAGCATGACCGTTCTTGGCTTTGCAGCAACGGTTATTTGTGCGTACTACGTGCTCACCCTGCCGAGGGCTTGGGCGCCGTTGGCGATATTGATTGCGGCGACCTACACGACGCCAGGGCAGGTGCTGGATATCGGCGGGTTGGACTTCACCGTCATCCGCATCGTGGCGATGGTGGGGCTGATCCGCCTGATGGTGAAAGGGGAGCGCATAACCGGCGGATGGCAGACCATGGATCGCTTAATGGTGGCCTGGGGGGGGTGGCTGGTGTGCAGCGGCCTTTTCCACAAGGACCCTGCCAGCAGCCTGATCTTTCGTGCCGGCAATGTTTTTGATGACGTGATCATCTACTTCCTGTTCCGGGTCTTCATGCGAAACCTCGACGAGTTTCTGCAGGTCTGCAAAGCAGTGATCCTTCTTCTGGCGCCGCTGGCCATATTGATGTTGTGGGAGAAACTGAAAGGATACAACTGTTTCTCCGTCCTGGGGATTCCCTTGGAAGTGGACGTGCGCAATGGCACAATCCGCGCGCACGGCCCTTTTGGCCACGCCATCCTCGCCGGCACGGTGGGCGCCGTTTGCCTGCCCCTGGCGGGCGTCTTCTGGGGGCGCGACCGGAAGCTGGCGCTGGTGGGCGTGGCGGCGGCGGGGGCGATGGTTTACGCGAGCGCTTCCAGCGGGCCCATCATGACCACGTTGACGGTTCTCTTCGGTCTCGCCTTGTGGCAGATGCGGGACCAGATGCGGGCGGTGCGCTGGGGGGCGGTGGGACTTGTCTTTGCCCTGAGCCTTGTGATGCAAGCGCCCGTGTACTATTTGTTGGCCCACATTGACCTTACCGGCAGCAGCACCGGCTGGCACCGGGCCTACTTGATCGAACAGTCCATCAATCATTTAGGAGAATGGTGGTTTGCCGGCACGGATTACACGCGCCATTGGATGCCGACCGGCGTCGCCTGGAACGCGAACCATACGGACATCACGAACCACTACCTTCACATGGGCGTGCTGGGCGGCTTGCCGCTGATGCTGCTGTTCATGGCGGTGCTGGCAGCCGGTTTTGCCGCTGTCGGCAAGGCGCTGCGGCAGAACAGGGACGCGCCGTTCGAGCGCCGGTTCTTGATCTGGACGCTGGGCGCCATCCTGTTCGCTCATGCGACAACCTTTATCTCCATATGTTACTTTGATCAGACTGTTGTGTATCTCTACTTCCTGCTGGCCGCCATTGGTTCGCTTCACGTGGTGGAACCGGTCAGAGCCCAAGCGCCCGCCAGCGTGCGCGTCCTCGACGCTTGCGAACCGCCTCCAGCCGATGAGCAATCTTTCTGTTATCATCGTTAGCTGGAATGCCTACCACCACCTGCGGAATTGCCTGGCCTCGATCCGTGAGACCGGGGGTTCGCTGGTGCGGGAAGTCATCGTAGTGGATAACGCCTCCACCGACGGCTCGCCGGATATGGTGGCGGAACGGTTTCCGGAAGCGACCCTAATCCGTTTGGGCGAGAATCTGGGTTTCGCGCGCGCCAACAATCTCGGGCTTAAGCACGCCTCCGGTGAACTGCTGGCACTGGTCAACTCGGACGTCGTTGTTCACGAGGATTGTCTTCAGCGGCTGGCTGCCTTCCTGAAGGGTCGTAAGGATGTGGGACTGGTGGGGCCGAAGATTTTGGGACAGGATGGCCGCTTGCAGCGCACGTGCCGGCGTCTGCCAACGCTTTGGAACACCACCTGCCGTGCGCTTGCGCTGGACAACGTGCTCTTTCGGTGGCCGCTTTTTTCCGGCCGGGAAATGCGCCATTGGAATCATGAAAACCAGGCCGAAGTGGAAGTGCTCAGCGGCTGTTTCTGGATGGCCCGGCGTGAGGCTGTCCATGCAGTAGGAAACCTAGACGAGAGGTTCTTCTTCTATGCGGAGGATGTCGACTGGTGCAAGAGGTTTTGGGATGGCGGATGGAAGCTCGTTTTTGTTCCTGAAGCCACAGCCACGCACGCGGGAGGCGGCAGTTCCTCAAACGCGCCTCTCCGGTACAGCATCGAACTGCTCCGGGCGAACCTGGCCTATTGGAGGAAGCACCACGGCTTCGTGGGCCAATGCGCATACCGCCTGCTCGCTATCGCCCACCACGGCCTTCGATTGGTGCCCCGCATCTTCGCGGAGGCGGGGGGATCAACTGCGCGGCAAGGCAATGGCAAGTTGAGGGAGCACGCGGTCTGCATGCGCTGGCTCTTGACCGGGAGAGGCGTTTGAAGTAAGTGCCAAGGATAAGGCTCAGCCCAGCGCTTCCTAGGAAATCTCCAGCAACCGGCTGACGGAAGAATGTGTAGCTTTGCTACATGTCACCGAAACAGTACATCGAAATTCGGATGGAAGCGATAGCCAACATCGTGTCTAGCCTAGTTCAGCGGCTGTCCAGATTCTGGAATCTGGTTTGCCCGTCATATTCGATCTCGAGAACCTGCGGGAGAGTGGCCATGCCAGAGAGGCCATTTGCGGCAATGAAGGAATCGACGGAGAAATGCAAGGCCCAGTTGTCAGCCAGTTTGCGCTCTGTTGGCATGAGCGGTGCTCCCGTCCCCTCTGAGATGAGCCATTATTTTGGTAAAAGCCGAGGACTTCAATCGAACAGCCCAATGAGGAACCTTATTTCTGTTTTGGTTTTGTTCCTGGGTTTCACAGCTTTCGGAGCGACCTATTGCGTCGGCCCGTCCCCCACCGGCAGCGGCAGCGGTGCGGACTGGAACAACTTGAAGGCCTGGAGCAGCACACCCGTACGGGGCGACACTTGGTATCTGGTGGGCGGGACTTACGCTGCGAAGACACTTGGCACGGCGGCAAGCGGGTCAACGCTCATTACGATCAAGAAGGCGACGGCATCAAACTATACTGACGTTAGCGCGACGGGCTGGAGCAGCTCCTACGCGACTCCCGCCAGCATCGGCGGGTTGACCATAGGCTCAAGCTACTGGCTGATTGATGGGGTGACGGGCGACGGTGCGCGTGTTGTTCCGGCAGATACCAACACAAGCCACTATGGATTTTATATCCCTGGAAGCCACCCAGTCCAATTAACGGGGTCCGCCAGTTTTATCACCATCGCGCACTGCCGGTTTTTTACCAGCCCCGCTTGCACCACTGGCATCTACCAAGTTGATGTTAATCAGGCGACCAAGAATGATCTAACTATCCAGTATTGTCTGTTCGACGGTTTCAGCGAGATAATTCGCAACGGGGTAAACACCTGGAACAACACTGTTCTTGAATACAGTATCATCCTGCGCAGCTTTGGGGACAGCGGTTGTCATGGCAATGTCATCAACGCCATGTGGGCGCCGCTCGTCAATATGACGATCCGCTACAATGTTTTTAAGGATATGGTTGGCAATGGTATTTCTGGAGTGATCTCGGGCAATGGCTCAGGCCTTGGCCCGATTTTATGTTACGGCAACGTGTTCGACAATATTCCGCATTGCACCTATGTGATCGGGGCGAACGGTGGCTATTCCATAAACAACTCCACCTTCTATAACAACACGGTTATCCATTGCGATAACGACGATGCAGGCTTCGCCATTTGCGGGAGAACATCCGGCAGCGGCAATGTCGGCGGGAACAACCTTTTATACGACTGCATTTCTGTTCTGTATAATTCGGCGTGGTCTGGTGATTACGATGCCTTTTTTTCATGTTCGCGTTCTTCAGGGACGCACAAGTACACGGCAACGGGTGACCCCTTC
This genomic window from Candidatus Paceibacterota bacterium contains:
- a CDS encoding glycosyltransferase family 2 protein, which encodes MSNLSVIIVSWNAYHHLRNCLASIRETGGSLVREVIVVDNASTDGSPDMVAERFPEATLIRLGENLGFARANNLGLKHASGELLALVNSDVVVHEDCLQRLAAFLKGRKDVGLVGPKILGQDGRLQRTCRRLPTLWNTTCRALALDNVLFRWPLFSGREMRHWNHENQAEVEVLSGCFWMARREAVHAVGNLDERFFFYAEDVDWCKRFWDGGWKLVFVPEATATHAGGGSSSNAPLRYSIELLRANLAYWRKHHGFVGQCAYRLLAIAHHGLRLVPRIFAEAGGSTARQGNGKLREHAVCMRWLLTGRGV